The following proteins are encoded in a genomic region of Sphingopyxis sp. YF1:
- a CDS encoding SAM-dependent methyltransferase — protein sequence MQYDAHIYYVFYSQKIEYLKKNHSSAWENLPAILKPRVGKIQMPDEIEFCLEGVKMKNFMEASDVLLDQYYTRQHVAQKLYRSFRKLCDPERYQLVEPSAGTGSFFMLMPQGSLAFDVDPKFPGIVTADFLSVEIRSEREVAVVGNPPFGRSASMAVRFFNHAAWQASVIALILPRTFRKASIENRLDRNFHLIHEETVQRDAFLFRSKPYDVPAIFQIWERRDELRELQHVAIHHRDFSFTTPDRADFAIQRVGARAGRVHRDFTRSPSSHYFIRGEVEPIMKRLNFTRVALNVAGNPSLSKSEIVSLYRQLTGR from the coding sequence ATGCAATATGACGCCCATATATATTATGTCTTCTATAGCCAAAAAATAGAATATCTGAAAAAAAATCACTCATCAGCTTGGGAGAACCTGCCGGCCATCCTAAAACCTAGGGTCGGCAAAATACAAATGCCCGACGAGATTGAATTTTGTCTCGAAGGTGTAAAAATGAAAAATTTTATGGAAGCGAGTGATGTACTGCTTGACCAGTATTACACACGTCAACACGTAGCACAAAAACTCTATCGATCTTTCCGGAAATTATGCGATCCAGAGCGATACCAGCTAGTCGAGCCGAGCGCCGGTACGGGATCGTTTTTCATGCTGATGCCCCAAGGGAGCTTGGCGTTTGATGTTGATCCAAAGTTCCCTGGCATAGTTACAGCTGATTTCCTATCTGTTGAAATCCGCAGCGAACGAGAGGTGGCTGTGGTCGGCAATCCGCCGTTCGGCCGGAGTGCCAGTATGGCAGTACGCTTCTTCAACCATGCTGCATGGCAGGCGAGTGTCATCGCACTGATACTGCCGCGAACCTTTCGGAAGGCTTCCATAGAAAATCGCCTCGATCGTAACTTCCATCTAATCCACGAGGAGACTGTGCAGCGTGACGCGTTCCTATTCAGGTCCAAGCCGTACGACGTACCGGCTATATTCCAGATCTGGGAGCGTCGCGATGAGCTGCGAGAGTTGCAACATGTCGCAATCCATCACCGGGATTTTAGCTTTACGACGCCAGATCGAGCCGACTTCGCGATACAGCGCGTCGGTGCGCGAGCAGGCCGCGTGCACCGAGACTTCACGCGGAGTCCGTCTTCCCACTATTTCATTCGAGGCGAGGTGGAGCCAATAATGAAACGGCTCAACTTTACCAGGGTCGCGCTCAACGTGGCGGGCAATCCGAGCTTGTCAAAGTCGGAGATCGTGTCGCTCTATCGCCAATTGACCGGGAGGTAA
- a CDS encoding MobA/MobL family protein → MTTIHNIRPFNTRYVIRDRSSRYTPELLRTHRTAQASYAYINRQNSVDEWGPTPNWASRSDLAAAGRCAPARAAGPKLGGIALWAQADENAARYRPDEPTIAHCVGSLPRHEDLAFWRNLIEGFAEDFLVARGMVVDWAIHHQAESDDQPEIAPHAHLLITLRGYDPEHRDYGKVRQNWLRTDNSRKRLAERWWDRTGIVPPEYVMAATTQKSR, encoded by the coding sequence ATGACGACCATCCACAACATCCGCCCGTTCAACACCCGCTATGTGATCCGGGACCGGTCAAGCCGCTATACGCCCGAACTCTTGCGCACCCACCGCACGGCGCAGGCGAGCTACGCTTACATCAACCGCCAGAACAGCGTCGATGAATGGGGTCCGACGCCGAACTGGGCGTCGCGCTCTGACCTTGCGGCGGCGGGCCGATGTGCTCCTGCCCGCGCCGCCGGACCCAAACTGGGGGGAATCGCGCTGTGGGCACAAGCGGACGAGAATGCGGCCCGGTATAGGCCCGACGAGCCGACCATTGCACATTGCGTCGGCAGCCTGCCGCGTCATGAGGATCTCGCCTTCTGGCGCAATCTGATCGAAGGCTTTGCCGAGGATTTTCTTGTGGCCCGCGGCATGGTGGTCGACTGGGCGATTCATCATCAGGCGGAAAGCGACGATCAACCCGAAATCGCGCCGCACGCGCATCTCCTCATCACCTTGCGAGGATATGACCCCGAGCACCGCGATTACGGCAAGGTCCGGCAGAACTGGCTGCGGACGGACAATTCTCGCAAGCGCCTCGCGGAGCGTTGGTGGGATCGGACCGGGATCGTCCCGCCCGAATATGTCATGGCAGCGACAACGCAAAAATCCCGCTGA